The genomic interval TTTGCTGTAGTAGCCATTATTTGATTTTTATGAATTTGAATTATGTTCTTATTCTTATAGCTGCAAAATTGCACTAAAAAAAACGATTAATACAAATTAATAATTGCTTAGTGTAAGGGAAACACCTCCTTGAAAACCACTCAAAAACCTGTGTTAAAGGCCTTAAAAATAATTTTTTTCCTTAAGATTTTTTTTCTAGTTTTTTTAATCTGCGATCAATTGAGAACAGAAAAAAGATCAGTCCCAGTAAAATAACTGCCACGCACACAACAACCACGTAAATTTTTTCTGATCCTGCAAGGGTATCAGTGATCGCAGAAGTCTGATCCTGTGCAAAAAGCTGCAGCGTAACCATTAACATCAGAACTGTAGTAATAAGTTTTTTCATCAGATTATATTTATACTGTTTTGTTTTTCTCTATAGCAGATACCCTGAAAAGCAGGGTATATATCCAGTAACCAATTAATATCCAGCCTAAACAAGCAGGATAGAAAACCATTCTCATATGGCTGTCAAGATCATAGGCATTAAATCCGGGATTACCTCCGTTGCCCGGGTGCAGTGAATCTGATAATCTAGGTAATACAAAAAGTAAAACCACCATCATCGGAAAGGCAAAAATATTATAGATTGCAGCAATTTTAGCTCTTTTCTGATCTTCATCAATTGCATTTCTCAGTACCAGATAAGCAAAATACAATAAGAGTGCAATCGCAGCAAAGTTCTGTTTCACATCAAAACTCCAGGCTTGTCCCCAGGTAAATTTAGCCCAGATAGCGCCGGTAATAATTCCAAGTATGCCAAACAATACACCAGCATTTACACTCTGCACTGCTTTCATATCATGCTCCTCGTTATTATTGCTCAGATATTTTATGCTGTGAAAGACAGAAACACTAAAAAGAATAATCATACTAAACCACATCGGAACGTGGAAGTATAAGTTTCTGATAGTTTGATGCAATATAGGTAAAGCAGGAACTGACGCCAGGAAGCCGGCTATTGTAGAATAAACTACCAATACTGCTCCTAAAATTTTCCACCAGGATTTATACATTTATTTCAGATTTAAGGTCGCTTGTTAAACCAATCGCAATCAGCTTAAT from Pedobacter sp. WC2423 carries:
- a CDS encoding CcmD family protein, which codes for MKKLITTVLMLMVTLQLFAQDQTSAITDTLAGSEKIYVVVVCVAVILLGLIFFLFSIDRRLKKLEKKS
- the ccsA gene encoding cytochrome c biogenesis protein CcsA, whose protein sequence is MYKSWWKILGAVLVVYSTIAGFLASVPALPILHQTIRNLYFHVPMWFSMIILFSVSVFHSIKYLSNNNEEHDMKAVQSVNAGVLFGILGIITGAIWAKFTWGQAWSFDVKQNFAAIALLLYFAYLVLRNAIDEDQKRAKIAAIYNIFAFPMMVVLLFVLPRLSDSLHPGNGGNPGFNAYDLDSHMRMVFYPACLGWILIGYWIYTLLFRVSAIEKNKTV